In Lolium rigidum isolate FL_2022 chromosome 3, APGP_CSIRO_Lrig_0.1, whole genome shotgun sequence, the genomic window GTTTTGCTCTTGGTTATGTAAATAAGCATTGTGTTTCACGCAGGGAGATTATCAAAAGTACAAGCTGAGGATAAATGCTTTAATTGCCAAGGCTCAGAAGACACCTGAGGAAGGTTGGGTCATGCCGGATAGGACACAGTGGCTTGGGAACAATTCCCGTGACCACCCTGGCATGATTCACTACTTGGCATGATTCGctactgaaagctcaatctaggaAATTTATGGTCATATGGGTCAATCGTTTTATAAGACCATATGAGGTGATCCTTCACAGTAATTGTATGTTCTTACCTCATAGGTATGAGAATGTTGAAGTTTATACATGATATAGTACTGCAGTTTACGCTGCCATTTAGACTGGAAAGTTCCATATGACACTTGCTTTTGCTTTCATAGAAAGATAAAAGCAACTGCTAAGTGCTAATCTTTTACAACCACTTAAGATATAAGAAAATGTTCATGACTTATAACCTGTAAAAAATTAGGAAAATGGGCATTGTGTCCAACATAATTCATTTACTGTTCAACATATGATTTCCTTGGGGCAAGCAGCTCGTCGGATCCCACGATGGTGGCTGGATCGCCGACATGACTGGCACTCGCCTGCTTAGGGACGCGACGGGAAACAACGAGAACTTCGATGTGGGCAGAGGTAACCGTCTCGTGCCGAGCATCCATAGGTGCTTGAGGAGGGGGAGTGAGCAGATCAATGGCTGGGAGGGGAACGTGAGGTGGTCGCGCTTTTGATGGGAACCTCCGCTGCAGAGTTAGGAGAGGGAGGGGAGTGGACAACCATGTCGCCGGCGGTGGAGAAGAGATGGTCGGCGAGCTAGACATTGGGGAAtagatagtttttttttttgaggagtgGGGAATAGAGAGAGTGGGAGAGAGTGCGATGGGCTTTAATCTGTAGATGGATTGTGGACTGAAACTAATTTAGCCTGATTCTGGTGTGATTTTTGTTTTTCACATCCACACTAACTATATTGTGTTGAAAATTGAAAACACGCATGTGTAAATATAATTCACATTCCCGTagatagaaaataaaactaatttttttcAAAAGTATTAAGATATTACCTTACAATGAATTTTACAATAAAGAAATTAATGTCACTGGATTCTATCGGCATTCATATAATAATATTTACAAagagcattagaacaaagttattTTTACGCCATTTAGTTGAAGAGAAGTTGAATTAGATGCAACTTCAATCGCCTACTATCAGCTGCACCGCCCTCTCATGTTTTTGTCTCTACCTTGTTTCCATGCTGAACCTAACTTTCATTTGCATTTCAAATTGAGGTATAGTTCTTAAATCATTTTGATACCCAAACACGATCCATAACCATGGTTCTGAACCTAACTTTCATTCGCATTCCAGATTCAGGTATAGTTATTTTAAATTTTCATATTTGAGATTtgaattatatatgtgtattgagaaatataatttgaggacccgtggcaacgcacgggcatttgtactagttacTATAATGTGacaattttgaatttgaatttaccCCAATCCTCCCAGTTTCTGGCCAACAATTGAGAATATTCGTTGGTATTTTTAAGTTTATGATTTGGTATCTATTTTCAGTTGCTTTTGGAGAAGTACAAAATTGTGTCATGGAAGATAAAAGAATTTGAAGATGTTGATGATTTGCTTGTTTATTTTAGACTGTTTTGTAATTGTTGAAGTCAGCGTGTATATCTCTACCATATAttatttgttactataaatatatgtgatattaatctattatatactaaaagcaaaatacaggtGTTTAATAGAGCGATTACCTTAAGCCACATCATTTAGAAAATAATGATAGTTGGATTAAAAATTTATGGCTAGGATTTACCCGAAGATTATTATTTACGTAACGGTGTAGGTTGCACTTGACACGTTCAACACTTAATAGGCATCAAAAGTTTTTTCTAAAAGAACCCGTCCGTTTTGGAAAAAAACATCGTTAGCGGATTCTGTTAATTAAAAAAACCGTGCACAACTAGACCAGTCCGCCAGTTCCAGAAAATAATATCAACAAATTCTGTTCAGAAAAAAAATCGTGCACAGATGGCTAGGCCAATCCGTTAGGAAAAAACGTATACACGCAATAACCGTACGTATGGATAGCTAGCTCTGTCCTTAAAGAAAGATAGTTGCGTACGCTAGCTTAGCTAACTAGAAACGCTAAAATTTGTTTTCATGTGGCAAGATTTCCCATGATTTAATTTAAAAATATAACAAAATATAAATGACTAACATAGATAACCAAAAACATATCTATATTTAAACTTGAGTACAATACATAAAAGCCGATACAAAATTCTGAAAACCGATTTACTAAACCATTCACAAGAATACTATTTGAATAgcaatctatctattatatactactcACTATGTTCACAAATATAAAatgttttagatatttcaaagtagactagatacataCCATAATAcgtgaatctacacactaaaagcAGACTAGATACGTACCAAAATAGATGAATTTACAAaaagctaaaacatcttatattagtgaaccgAAAGAGTAGAAATATACGAAACTCGAACAAATACATGCCACACTTACAACGTATAATATCATCGCCAGAGTTCAAGTCATGTACAACACACTATGATATTTAAAAAAAGAATGACCGGGTACAGCTAACACGAAAATTAAGTGGTGTGAATTTTTTTTAAAGACTGCTCTGGTAGAGATGACACCGAAACTGATTTATTAAGAAGGCTGACTGGGGTAGAGGTGAAATTGGATACGTGTTAATCTCGACACATGCATGAACTACACTAGAACATTTTATATGCCCAAAAGCACAACACTAGAACATGTTTAATAAAAAAACGTGCTTGAATAAATAAAAAGTCAGATTTAGCCTATATAATAATAAAAGTAGAAGAGAAATATTGAAAATAATGAAGTATTTTTTACACCTATTATTGTTAATataaaagaaaaaatatagaatttttcttttagtatataataataataatagatagatagatagatgtgcAGAACAACACTGATCCTCATAATTTTTTCTCTGATTATTTCTATTTCTCGTAAACAATACACATGTACACAAGTAGCTATTGATAGAAATAAGAATCATGATATATAGTTTGTGAGATCAATAGAAATAAATAGTTTCAACCGTCTTCACCAATATTCTGAAGAGCAtggatctttcaaatgtaaatattatttagtttatTATTGCATTATCTTAATATTTATCTTGCTGAATAATAATTTTTTTAAGTTTTTCTGTGTGTGACCAAGTGGTGAAGCTTGACTGAGATTATTAAGGTCCCTAGAACACCAATCATGCTTAAACTTTAAGTAAGATATATAAATTTAATATAAATGGATATCTTTAAGGAATTTTTCAGAGCAGGGGGGCCATCGCCCCCTGCCCTAGAAAAGCTTAGCCACAATGAACAAGGGGTAATTGGTGTCGGTTCGCCCTACGGTCCCCGAAATCTATGGACCGCTCTGGATGATAGCTGAAGCGAGGAATAATATGGTAAGCGTCTACATACCAAGCTTCGCAGTGTTATCTTGCCCTGTGAGAAGTCAGTCTCAACAAATCCTGCAAATGTTGGCCGGTATAGGTTCAGGCTCAGAGATGACCTGCACCGGTGTGAGATGACAAACGCGAGTACATTAGTTGCTAATGAGGAAGGATAGATGAGAGCCATGAGCTTGGTGTCATTAGTCCAGGTGCACATGTACCTTGTGGTATCGGTGCACATAAGCACCACGGGCTTCGTGTCACTCCTGCCCGCCACCCTGAAAACCCTGAAGAACACCGTGGTTTTCTCCTCCAGCTTGGCTGAGGCGAGAACCCATAGCCCGaaagggcccacgccgcccttctTATCTGCGCCCCATAGGCTGCACAGCTTCTGGGCGTCCTTGGCGAGTGCCGGGTGCAGCACCTCCATTCCTTTCATACTTGGCACCTCAAAGCTAACCTCAACCTCAGCCTGATGAACAATACATTAGGCTGGataaaaaatataaaacaaaaattttgaaattcaaatttaccGAATACCGTTGATATATTTTTAACACTTGATTTGTTTTTGTTTCGTCCCCTCTATGCTTAAATCCTGGATCCATCTATGTCTTCCGCAATAAGCAAGCGAGGCCATCGGTCTTCGAAAGGATCAAGAAAGAAGCGAAACTTTGGGTCACCACGGGTAGGGTAGACAGGTTGTAATATACTCCGTATCTCTTATTAATAGATTAGGGCACAAATCTTTTATCTCCGTTAAAAAATGATAGGCTAGTAGGAACTCGCTGGACTAAGATGCGAGACCCTTTTCGAGAGTCACAGTTGGTCTGGAAGAGTCAGTAGATGAAACACATAAACAAAAGAGCAAGAGGGATCAAACAAGACTTTAGCCGTCTCGTCCTTTCTGGTGGGTTTTCCTTTGAATCCCAGGACTGTTGGACTGGTTCCTGCCCTTCTTAGCAAACCGTGTCATACTAAACACTGACACCGCATCAGTCAAGTCAATTATACTGACTCAATGACAGAATAATACGGACCTCAAATCGAGCTCTGAACTGAAATCGCAAatatttcccatatatatatatgtgtccgGAAACGGTGCTCTAGCTCAAGCACACTCATAATAACACACTACTTTGTGAGCTCGGTACATTTCATCTATCGATCTGGGCATCTGGTGGTGGCCGCTAGTTAGCTACGCCTGTGTGTGCAGGGTGTAGGGAGAGATGGCGAGGCACCTGGTACACTCTCCcggttctttcttcctcctctgcttccatcTACTTTTGGCTGCGCTGGTGGCCACCGCGCAGAACGCGCCAGTGAAGGTCCGCGTCGGCGTCATCCTGGACCTCATGTCGCCAGTCGGGCACAGGCGGCGGAGCAGCATTCAGATGGGGGTGGAAGACTACTACGCTGCGCATCCCGGTTCAGCTACGAGGGTAGAGCTCCATTTTCGTGACTCCGTGGGGGCCGTTCTTGATGCTGCTTCTGCCGGTAAGCTCCATCAATCGTCACACGCTTCACCATCTATTCAGACGTACGTTAGATTAATGTGTTCAGGCCCGGAGAGAGCATTCCCAGCTCACTTAGTAAAGTAGGACATATTCCGTTTAAATAAAGCAGTGGATTGCGACAATAAAAAAATAGGACATATTCCGTCTCGTTAAGGCTAACAAATAATTGCTCAACAAAGCTTTGCATGACATAAAATTTGTCACTAGATTTGTTTTCAGAAGTACTATGTTATGATAATGATTTTGTATCACGTAAATCACGTGTTCAAAAAGTAATTGTTGGTCCAATGTTTATCTAAATTCCTCCATTTCAAATAAAAAATGTTTTTCTTAATGAAATGAACATCTAATCTTCGTTTCATATCCAAGCAATACGCACCAATATATTTTTACGAATCCTACATGATCGCTTCCTTTTTAAAATTGAATCATAGTTATTCAAACAACATATGCATTAAAAGAGATTATGTTCGAGGTTATCCTCGGTCTTGGTGTTTCAATTAACTATTTTACTATTTCTCAGATAACCGAGAAAATACCTATGTTCCCGATAACAATCATCTGATCGAAATATGAGAATCATGCCAGTACAAAAGGGTTGGAGAATCTTAGGCCGTTATCAATGTTGACTAGGAAATAACTATCCTCTAAAAAAGACTAGGAAATAACTATATCTAAGAGCTATATACTCTCCCATACAAATAATTAATTCATTGTTGTCCATGATTGCCACTCTTTTTTGTTTGTAAGGCTAGTTAGTCCGGGTTATCATTTCCTATTATTTGTATATGTAAGTTTCTCATGTCATTTGGATACTCACCGTCTGACCACATCTTATATATATGCTAAGTACAATAAATTTCACTTTTATTAAGACtagtatgatttttttttgcgaattaggACTCCGAATGTGGTTGGAGAATGTGTATAAGATTTGGTGAATGTGTTGGACTGCATCAAGAGATGAATTATAGGATAAGAGACATGTTTCACCTCTCCTCTTTTTAACTATGTGCCACGTCccacacaatcaaaaattcaaaatatgACGTAGTTGATTTTGATCAAGAAACGAGAGCTACTATATAATTGCAGTGAATAACCGTTCTGATGGCTACCTTGATTTGTCTTcccgacaagacaaacatgcagtgACGTGAAACTTCCCAATCATTAAGCACTAATGTTGACTAAAAACCTTGTTAGATGACTATAACTCCATGTATGTGGCGTTCCCTAAAGTTGGACTAATTAAGCACTAATGTTGACTAAAAATATTTGGAGTTATACTTCAAAAAATCTTCCTCAAGGCTTACTTAACAAAATGAAGTAGaaaatcttagagcatctctaacaaatCCCGTAAACCCTAGGCCGTTAAAACAATTATAAATGGTGTTGAAAAACACGCGATCGGGTGGTGGTGAGCATGTGTACACCATAAACTTCTCTCCGGCTCAGCGAACACTAGATATATTGGTTAGGCGatgaaatttacagcgaacattTTTTAAGGAGCTGACTGTTTATACGACTCTCTTTGTGTCCAAATTTGATGAAAACCTCATAAAGACGGTGGGAATATTTCAAGGACTAGGCCTTTTACCATTAGAGATGTTTCTTATAGCTTATAGTTGCAGTGACGTTTTAAAATATAAGACTTTTTAGAAGCGTAGTTTAGTTTTTTTAAGCTTCTTATTTCATAAACGGATGTAGTACTTGATTAAGTGTGTCcgaggcaaaaaaaaaacattgtatTCTGCTACCTTAAACAAACATTGTAACTCCCTTTATTCTCGGAAAGTGCCTATGACACATGAGCACCAATGCACCCGGTTTTTGAAAAAACAAATTCAAAAACATATTTGTAGgactaaaaaaatcaaaaattaaATACGCACATACATATACCCATTTCTAAAGTTTGGTAGAAATTTCAgtgaaaaatatgttgtatttatgtAATAAATATTATAATTTaaaaacacataaatataatATTTAAATATTTTAGAAACCAGAAGTACTGATGCTGAGGTTCACCAAATCTGCTTTGCTTTATTCTACTTTACTGAAGTTCGGCCACGGGCCCTTCGGATTGGTCTGCCGGGCACGACTCGAGTGGCCGGCATACGCGTTACTTTGTCTTGCCTGATGGTCGTGTTCCTGTTGTGTTGCAGCTGTGGACCTGATCAAGAACACGCAGGTGCAGGCCATCATCGGGCCAAAGACCTCCGCCGAGGCCGATTTCGTGTCCCGCATCGGCGACCGTGCGCGTGTCCCGGTGCTCTCCTACTCCGCCACGTCCCCGGCGTTGTCCGCGGCGAAGACACCATTCTTTGTGCGCGCCGCGGCCAACGACTCCTTCCAGACGGCGCCCATCGCGGCCATCCTCGTCGCCTTCAGGTGGCGCGCGGCGGCCGTCCTGTACGAGGACTCTCCCTACGGCACCGATATCCTTCCGGCGCTCGCGGACGCGCTCCAGCGTGTTGGCGCGAAGATCATGGACCGCACGGCCGTGCCGAGCGACGCAACCGACGCCCGACTTGACGCCGCGCTATACCACCTCATGGCCATGCCGACACGCGTCTTCGTCGTGCACATGGTTTACCCTGTCGCCGCGCGGCTCTTCCGCCGGGCGAAGATGGCCGGCATGATGTCCGAGGGATACGTCTGGGTCGCCACGGACGGCGTGGGCAGCTTCATGGACATGTCCAGCCCCGAGGACGTCGAAGCGATGCAGGGCGTTGTCAGCCTCCAGCCGTACGTGCAGATGACGGATGCGGTCAAGAACTTCCCAGCACGGCTGAGGGCGAGGTCGCGGCGGGATAACTCAAGTGACGATGGCGTTGCCGGCTCGATCTTGATGAGGCTCTGGGCGTACGACACGGCATGGGCGATCGCTGCGGCGGCCGAGACTGCGCATGTGCCCGGACCGGCGTTCCAGACACCTAAACGGAGCACCAGGCTGACGGACCTGGACCGTCTCGGCGTGTCAGCCACCGGAACAACACTTCTGAAGGCGGTGCTGGCCACGACGTTCGACGGAATATCCGGTAAGTTCAAGCTGGTCGATGGACAGCGGCAGATGCCGGGGTACGAGGTGTTGAACATCATCGGGAAAGGAGCCAGGACGGTGGGTTTCTGGACGCCAGAGTCCGGGATCTCGCAGGATCTAGACGCCAGCAGCGCCAGGGAGATGAAGCAAATCCTTTGGCCAGGCGAGCCACGGTCCACCCCGAAAGGCTGGGTGGTGTCACCAAACGCGCAGGTGCTCCGTGTCGCCGTGCTGGTGAAGCGCGGCTTCAAACAGTTTGTGGGCGTCTCCGTCAACTCGACAACTGGAGAGACACAGGTAACAGGCTACTGCATCGAACTATTCGACGAGGTAATGAAGAACCTTCCCTACCCTGTGAGCTACCggtacgtgccacgggatcctagCGTGGATTCTTACGGGAAAATTGTGGATCAGGTGCGCGATCAGGTCAGTACTCGATCACTACCACAACTTCTAGATTTCAATTCGAATTACATCTTAGAATTATGATTAACATGATGAAGAAACACTTGCAGGAAGCCGACATGATCGTTGGAGACGTGACGATCACCGCCAGCAGGATGACCAAGGTGGACTTCACCATGCCGTTCACGGAGTCGGGGTGGtcgatggtggtggcggtgcaCAAGGACACGAGCCCGACCATGTGGATCTTCGTGTATCCCCTGAGTGCAAGTCTCTGGCTTGCCAGCCTTGCCTTCTTCTGCTTCACCGGCTTCGTTGTGTGGGTGATCGAGCACAGGATCAACCCCGAGTTCCGGGGCACACCATGGCAGCAGTTTGGCCTCATCTTCTACTTCGCCTTCTCGACACTCGTATTCTCACACAGTAGGAAATCCAGTTTGGTAGTAGGAAGATTACTGATATTCATGTACACGATCACTTCACTTCCCTAATTGATCAAGTGCTTGCTAATTTGCAGAAGAGAAGCTGGAGAGCAACCTGTCGAGGTTCGTGGTGATTATATGGGTCTTCGTAGTCCTGATCCTGACATCTAGCTACACGGCGAGCCTGACGTCGATGCTGACCGTCCAGAAGCTCCTGCCGAGGGTGACCGACGTGAGGGAGCTACAGAGACGCGGTGACTTCATTGGGTACCAGGAGGGCAGCTTCGTAAAATCATCTCTCCTGGAAATGGGTTTCGCCGAGGACAGGATGAGGGGATACAACACCGAGGAAGAGTACGCCGACGCGCTGTCTAGAGGCTCGGCGAACGGTGGGGTCGAGGCGATGTTCGACGAGATCCCGTATCTGAAGCTCTTCTTGTCGCAGTATTGCGATGGCTACACGATGCTCGGGCCCATCTACAAAACCGACGGCTTCGGATTTGTAAGCTCCCACGCTAGACGCCACTACCTCAGTTGAAGGATATGCAACAGAACTGACGTCGTACCAGGAGTCCATGATCAAGACGATACTGTCATGCATGTAGGATTGATTAGCATCTAATCTTGTGTGGTTCTTCGATCTGCAGGTGTTCCCGAGAGATTCCCCAATGACGGGGGATGTGTCCCGGGAGATACTCACGTTGAATGAAGCGGGGAAGATGTCCAAGATCGAGAAGGCATGGTTCGGTGAGCCGGGCAC contains:
- the LOC124697727 gene encoding glutamate receptor 2.7-like, producing the protein MARHLVHSPGSFFLLCFHLLLAALVATAQNAPVKVRVGVILDLMSPVGHRRRSSIQMGVEDYYAAHPGSATRVELHFRDSVGAVLDAASAAVDLIKNTQVQAIIGPKTSAEADFVSRIGDRARVPVLSYSATSPALSAAKTPFFVRAAANDSFQTAPIAAILVAFRWRAAAVLYEDSPYGTDILPALADALQRVGAKIMDRTAVPSDATDARLDAALYHLMAMPTRVFVVHMVYPVAARLFRRAKMAGMMSEGYVWVATDGVGSFMDMSSPEDVEAMQGVVSLQPYVQMTDAVKNFPARLRARSRRDNSSDDGVAGSILMRLWAYDTAWAIAAAAETAHVPGPAFQTPKRSTRLTDLDRLGVSATGTTLLKAVLATTFDGISGKFKLVDGQRQMPGYEVLNIIGKGARTVGFWTPESGISQDLDASSAREMKQILWPGEPRSTPKGWVVSPNAQVLRVAVLVKRGFKQFVGVSVNSTTGETQVTGYCIELFDEVMKNLPYPVSYRYVPRDPSVDSYGKIVDQVRDQEADMIVGDVTITASRMTKVDFTMPFTESGWSMVVAVHKDTSPTMWIFVYPLSASLWLASLAFFCFTGFVVWVIEHRINPEFRGTPWQQFGLIFYFAFSTLVFSHKEKLESNLSRFVVIIWVFVVLILTSSYTASLTSMLTVQKLLPRVTDVRELQRRGDFIGYQEGSFVKSSLLEMGFAEDRMRGYNTEEEYADALSRGSANGGVEAMFDEIPYLKLFLSQYCDGYTMLGPIYKTDGFGFVFPRDSPMTGDVSREILTLNEAGKMSKIEKAWFGEPGTCRSQTNSVVGLSSNLSFESFGGLFLVTGVASSLMLLLYLATFAYRERDELRAAEATTASGSVSLPRLRAWLQHYDTKDLRSPVFRMNDESVRNGVVETPRNDGTTPFSERISSELEMNATSSEETPTHEPGTSFEHAQGRSQE